A single region of the Nitrospinota bacterium genome encodes:
- a CDS encoding MotA/TolQ/ExbB proton channel family protein, producing MSTLIAIIFGMGLMLGAILAGGSLSVFISPPSMMIVMGGTIAALFISFQLPRVMKVTGVLIQIFKRDEQNPSNVIAEIVKLSFKSRQQSLLALEDDMNKQKHRFIKLGLGMAIDGSPGQLIREVMETELDFIQVRHRRGEHIFRTAARYSPAFGLIGTLIGLVQMLQAFGESTGASAASLGVGMSVALITTFYGSMMANLFFNPIAEKLKARTEDEVLTTQIIIEGIVMLQAGANPRVIERKLNSYLPPEARQNHYERMMKRQKGA from the coding sequence ATGTCAACTTTAATTGCGATTATATTCGGTATGGGTCTCATGCTTGGCGCCATTTTGGCCGGTGGCTCACTTTCAGTATTCATCAGTCCCCCCTCAATGATGATTGTTATGGGCGGCACTATCGCCGCTCTCTTTATCAGTTTTCAGTTACCGCGGGTTATGAAAGTAACAGGCGTGCTCATCCAAATTTTCAAGAGGGACGAACAGAATCCAAGCAATGTAATCGCCGAGATCGTAAAGCTGTCCTTTAAATCAAGGCAACAATCGCTTCTGGCGCTGGAAGACGACATGAACAAACAAAAACACAGATTCATAAAACTTGGCCTTGGAATGGCCATTGACGGAAGCCCCGGTCAGCTTATACGCGAAGTCATGGAAACCGAGCTCGATTTCATCCAGGTCCGGCACCGAAGAGGCGAACATATTTTCAGAACCGCCGCCCGGTATTCCCCTGCGTTTGGTTTGATAGGAACGCTTATCGGCCTTGTGCAGATGCTTCAGGCCTTTGGTGAATCGACTGGAGCAAGCGCCGCCTCGCTTGGCGTCGGTATGTCGGTCGCGCTTATAACTACCTTCTACGGCTCCATGATGGCTAACCTTTTCTTTAACCCAATCGCGGAAAAGCTCAAAGCGCGAACCGAAGACGAGGTACTTACCACCCAGATAATAATCGAAGGGATCGTCATGCTCCAGGCAGGAGCGAATCCGCGTGTTATTGAAAGAAAACTGAATTCATACCTGCCGCCTGAAGCGCGCCAGAACCATTACGAACGGATGATGAAACGCCAAAAAGGGGCATAA
- a CDS encoding PilZ domain-containing protein, with protein MSEPSGGPPKQIRKDFRVKLAASVRYRVAKKVGEKYVLSPFFKGIGVDFSGGGAAFKIGNSIPKGYLLYLEIFFPFDKFPVSVVAEVINIKEDTLKDKKVFLCITRYLLMSPTINDRMIGYFINDAARGAASQQNE; from the coding sequence ATGAGCGAACCTTCAGGCGGACCGCCAAAACAGATCAGAAAAGACTTCAGGGTTAAACTGGCCGCCTCTGTCCGCTATCGCGTAGCGAAAAAGGTCGGGGAAAAATATGTTCTTTCACCCTTTTTCAAAGGGATAGGCGTAGACTTTTCAGGGGGAGGGGCAGCCTTTAAAATAGGGAACTCAATTCCCAAGGGATACCTGCTCTACCTGGAAATCTTTTTCCCCTTCGACAAATTTCCAGTATCTGTCGTTGCCGAAGTCATCAACATTAAAGAAGATACTTTGAAAGACAAAAAGGTCTTTCTCTGCATTACGAGGTATCTGCTCATGTCGCCAACCATCAACGACAGGATGATCGGCTACTTTATCAATGACGCGGCAAGAGGGGCGGCTAGCCAGCAAAACGAATAA
- a CDS encoding OmpA family protein, which translates to MGKKLYRQIEVERLVAEAEEEGLAESGWLATMADMMTLLLTFFVMLLALAAPESQKYIEALSEVGSAFGGKSLVETKAEEKKIKKKDIKEELKKVIEDNNLSKDVIVTEDSRGLVIYSRGDFFFKPGTSELIPETQFFLKRITKILKDTKGDIMIEGHTDDLPLKPGGRYPTNWELSSARASSVARYFIEDMKLHPGRFIVAGYAEFKPRYAVIPANRGKNRRVEIILMKK; encoded by the coding sequence ATGGGTAAAAAGCTATATCGACAGATAGAGGTCGAAAGACTTGTTGCCGAAGCCGAAGAAGAGGGTTTAGCTGAATCCGGCTGGCTTGCCACCATGGCAGACATGATGACCCTCCTTCTCACCTTTTTCGTTATGCTGTTGGCGCTTGCCGCGCCGGAATCGCAAAAATACATTGAAGCATTATCTGAGGTGGGAAGCGCATTCGGAGGAAAATCACTTGTAGAAACCAAGGCTGAAGAAAAAAAGATAAAAAAGAAAGACATAAAAGAAGAGCTGAAGAAAGTGATAGAAGATAACAACCTTTCCAAGGATGTCATTGTAACGGAAGACAGCCGGGGGCTTGTAATTTATTCAAGAGGTGACTTCTTTTTCAAACCCGGAACTTCCGAACTGATCCCGGAAACCCAGTTTTTTCTAAAACGGATAACGAAAATACTTAAGGATACAAAAGGCGATATCATGATCGAAGGGCATACGGACGATCTCCCCCTAAAACCGGGAGGACGATATCCCACCAACTGGGAACTTTCTTCGGCCAGGGCCTCTTCAGTCGCGAGATATTTTATTGAAGATATGAAACTCCATCCGGGGCGTTTTATCGTGGCCGGCTATGCGGAATTCAAACCAAGGTACGCGGTTATTCCCGCAAACCGGGGGAAAAACCGCAGGGTTGAAATCATCTTAATGAAAAAATAA